A genomic window from Klebsiella quasipneumoniae subsp. quasipneumoniae includes:
- a CDS encoding helix-turn-helix domain-containing protein, with product MGYGTFETLRRQNAVLKGTVELNSGIQLAAWYNNCDTVTVRSDHHTLSLYVADGYESYQKTPHGWKNGGGPDRFCLMPKGDESVWDIRGDLSFVHLYCTDAHLRRVGEEVWDRSPANFTLQEKTFASDDKITTVYRQFLLANDWRQPANQLTLSAASSLLLTHLIQHYATVQWRLPSVTGGLAPGVKRHVLAWIDAHLDQPLTLADLAQQAGLSEFHFARMFRQSLNMAPHQYVMQQRMAKAQNLICHSALPLTEIALACGFSSASHFSHRVKAATGLTPTQLRAAQRG from the coding sequence TTACGGCGACAGAACGCGGTGCTGAAGGGCACCGTGGAGCTGAATTCCGGTATTCAACTGGCCGCCTGGTATAACAACTGCGATACCGTAACGGTACGCAGCGATCATCATACCTTAAGCCTGTACGTCGCCGATGGTTATGAAAGCTATCAAAAGACGCCGCACGGCTGGAAGAATGGCGGCGGCCCGGATCGCTTTTGCCTGATGCCGAAAGGCGATGAAAGCGTCTGGGATATCCGCGGCGATCTGTCGTTTGTCCATCTCTATTGTACCGATGCGCATCTGCGCCGTGTCGGGGAGGAGGTGTGGGATCGCAGCCCGGCGAACTTCACCCTGCAGGAGAAAACCTTTGCCAGCGATGACAAAATCACCACCGTGTATCGTCAGTTTTTGCTGGCTAATGACTGGCGACAGCCGGCGAACCAGCTGACCCTTAGCGCCGCCAGCAGTTTATTGCTCACCCATCTGATCCAGCACTATGCCACCGTGCAGTGGCGTTTGCCCTCGGTCACCGGGGGACTGGCGCCGGGGGTGAAGCGTCACGTGCTGGCCTGGATCGACGCTCACCTCGATCAGCCATTGACCCTGGCCGACCTGGCGCAGCAGGCGGGACTGAGTGAATTTCATTTTGCCCGTATGTTCCGCCAGTCGCTGAATATGGCTCCGCATCAATATGTGATGCAGCAGCGAATGGCGAAGGCGCAAAACCTGATCTGCCACAGCGCGCTGCCGCTCACCGAGATCGCTCTGGCCTGCGGTTTCAGCTCCGCCAGCCATTTCAGCCATCGGGTCAAAGCCGCCACCGGCCTGACGCCGACCCAGCTACGGGCGGCGCAGCGCGGATAG
- a CDS encoding benzoate/H(+) symporter BenE family transporter: MRSFTVPLPSLFAGFVAVLVGYASSAAIIWQAAAAAGATPGQIAGWMTALGLAMGVSTLALSGWRKVPVLTAWSTPGAALLVSGLQGVTLPEAVGVFIFANALIVLCGVTGLFARLMKIIPHSLAAAMLAGILLRFGLQAFAGFQDHLLLCGGMLAAWLLCKALWPRFAVVAALVAGALIAAASGEVASAAVPLAFVAPEWIAPQFTPALLLSVGLPFFLVTMASQNAPGFATLQASGYAVPVSALIVVCGGLALLLAPFGVYSICIAAITAAICQSPEAHPDPQKRWLAAMAAGGFYLLAGLFGGSITALMSALPTAWIQMLAGLALLGTIGGSLFQAVHQASERDAAVLTFLITASGVTLAGIGSAFWGVVLGGVSYGVLSALRRP; encoded by the coding sequence ATGCGCTCGTTTACCGTTCCGCTTCCCAGCCTGTTCGCCGGCTTCGTCGCCGTGCTGGTGGGCTACGCCAGCTCTGCCGCCATCATCTGGCAGGCTGCCGCTGCCGCCGGCGCCACGCCCGGGCAGATCGCCGGCTGGATGACGGCCCTGGGCCTCGCCATGGGCGTCAGCACCCTCGCGCTGAGCGGCTGGCGAAAAGTGCCGGTGCTCACCGCCTGGTCAACGCCGGGCGCCGCCCTGCTGGTCAGCGGCCTGCAGGGGGTGACCCTCCCTGAGGCGGTGGGGGTATTTATCTTCGCCAATGCGCTGATCGTCCTCTGCGGCGTTACCGGCCTGTTTGCCCGGCTGATGAAAATCATTCCCCATTCGCTGGCCGCCGCGATGCTGGCCGGCATTCTGCTGCGTTTCGGTTTGCAGGCCTTCGCCGGCTTCCAGGATCATCTGCTGCTGTGCGGCGGCATGCTCGCCGCCTGGCTTCTGTGTAAGGCGCTGTGGCCCCGCTTCGCCGTGGTCGCCGCGCTGGTTGCCGGGGCGCTGATTGCCGCGGCCTCCGGGGAGGTGGCCAGCGCCGCTGTGCCGCTGGCGTTTGTGGCGCCGGAATGGATCGCCCCGCAGTTTACCCCGGCGCTGCTGCTCAGCGTCGGCCTGCCGTTCTTCCTCGTGACCATGGCCTCACAGAACGCGCCCGGGTTCGCTACCCTTCAGGCATCAGGCTATGCCGTACCGGTCTCCGCGCTGATCGTTGTCTGCGGGGGGCTGGCGCTGCTGCTGGCGCCGTTTGGGGTCTACTCGATCTGTATTGCGGCGATCACCGCCGCCATCTGTCAGAGCCCGGAAGCGCACCCGGATCCGCAGAAGCGTTGGCTGGCGGCCATGGCCGCAGGCGGTTTTTATCTGCTGGCCGGTCTGTTCGGGGGATCGATCACCGCGCTGATGTCGGCCCTGCCGACAGCGTGGATCCAGATGCTGGCCGGCCTGGCGTTGCTCGGCACCATCGGCGGTAGTCTGTTTCAGGCGGTACATCAGGCCAGTGAGCGCGACGCGGCGGTGCTGACCTTTCTGATCACCGCCAGCGGCGTGACGCTGGCGGGAATTGGCTCGGCATTCTGGGGCGTGGTGCTCGGCGGAGTGAGCTACGGCGTGCTATCCGCGCTGCGCCGCCCGTAG
- a CDS encoding peptidase U32 family protein — translation MRLHSHRLELLSPARDAGIAREAILHGADAVYIGGPGFGARHNASNSLSDIAGLVPFAHRFGAKVFVTLNTILHDDELEPAQRLITDLYDAGVDALIVQDMGIMELDLPPIELHASTQCDIRSVEKAKFLSDAGFSQIVLARELNLSQIKAIYDNTDATIEFFIHGALCVAYSGQCYISHAQTGRSANRGDCSQACRLPYTLKDDQGRVVAYEKHLLSMKDNDQTANLAALIDAGVRSFKIEGRYKDMSYVKNITAHYRQMLDAIIEDRGDLARASAGRTEHFFIPSTDKTFHRGSTDYFVNARKGDIGAFDSPKFIGLPVGEVLKVGKDHLDVEVSEPLTNGDGLNVMIKREVVGFRANTVEKTGENRYRVWPNEMPADLHKVRPHQALNRNLDHNWQQALLKTSSERRIAVDVTLSGWQEQLVLTMTCEDGVSVTHTLDGEFAEANQAEKALAKLRDGVTKLGQTIYYAREVQVNLPPLFVPNSLLNQLRRETAEMLDDARLNAWQRGTRKPVSVPPPVYPETHLSFLANVYNHKARAFYQRYGVQLIDAAYEAHEEKGDVPVMITKHCLRFAFNLCPKQAKGSIKSWKATPMQLIHGDEVLTLKFDCRPCEMHVVGKIKNHILKMPHPGSIVASVSPDELMKTLPKRKGA, via the coding sequence ATGCGCCTGCACAGTCATCGTCTTGAACTTCTTAGTCCTGCCCGCGACGCCGGTATCGCTCGCGAAGCGATCCTTCACGGCGCCGACGCCGTTTATATCGGTGGACCTGGCTTTGGCGCCCGCCACAACGCCAGCAACAGCCTGAGCGACATCGCCGGTCTGGTGCCTTTCGCCCATCGCTTCGGCGCCAAGGTCTTTGTGACGCTGAACACCATTCTGCATGACGATGAGCTGGAGCCGGCGCAGCGGCTGATTACCGACCTTTACGACGCGGGCGTCGATGCGCTGATTGTCCAGGATATGGGGATCATGGAGCTGGACCTGCCGCCGATCGAGCTGCACGCCAGCACCCAGTGCGACATCCGCAGCGTGGAGAAAGCAAAGTTTCTCTCAGACGCCGGTTTCAGCCAGATCGTGCTGGCGCGCGAGCTGAACCTCAGTCAAATCAAGGCCATCTACGATAATACTGACGCCACCATCGAATTCTTTATCCATGGCGCGCTGTGCGTGGCCTATTCCGGCCAGTGCTACATTTCCCACGCCCAGACCGGACGCAGCGCCAACCGCGGCGACTGCTCGCAGGCCTGCCGCCTGCCGTATACCCTGAAGGACGATCAGGGGCGAGTGGTGGCCTATGAAAAACATCTCCTGTCGATGAAAGACAACGACCAGACCGCCAACCTGGCGGCGCTGATCGATGCCGGGGTGCGCTCCTTCAAAATCGAAGGCCGTTACAAAGACATGAGCTACGTGAAAAACATCACCGCTCACTACCGCCAGATGCTGGACGCCATCATTGAAGACCGCGGCGATCTCGCGCGCGCCTCGGCAGGGCGCACCGAGCATTTCTTTATCCCGTCCACCGATAAAACCTTCCACCGCGGCAGCACCGATTACTTCGTTAATGCCCGTAAAGGCGATATCGGCGCCTTTGATTCGCCAAAATTTATCGGACTGCCGGTGGGCGAAGTGCTGAAGGTGGGTAAAGACCATCTCGACGTCGAGGTCAGCGAACCGTTAACCAACGGCGATGGCCTTAACGTGATGATTAAGCGTGAAGTGGTGGGCTTCCGCGCCAATACCGTGGAAAAAACCGGCGAAAATCGCTATCGGGTGTGGCCGAACGAGATGCCTGCGGATCTGCACAAAGTGCGCCCGCATCAGGCGCTCAACCGCAACCTCGATCACAACTGGCAGCAGGCGCTGCTGAAGACCTCCAGCGAACGCCGCATCGCCGTAGACGTCACCCTAAGCGGCTGGCAGGAGCAGCTGGTTCTCACCATGACCTGTGAAGATGGCGTCAGCGTGACCCACACCCTTGACGGGGAGTTCGCCGAAGCTAACCAGGCGGAGAAAGCGCTGGCCAAACTCCGTGACGGTGTCACAAAACTGGGGCAAACCATTTACTATGCGCGCGAGGTGCAGGTTAATCTGCCGCCGCTGTTTGTGCCCAACAGCCTGCTCAACCAGCTGCGGCGTGAAACGGCCGAAATGCTGGATGACGCGCGGCTCAACGCCTGGCAGCGCGGCACCCGTAAGCCGGTCTCTGTGCCGCCGCCGGTCTACCCGGAGACCCATCTCTCCTTCCTCGCCAACGTCTATAACCACAAGGCGCGGGCGTTCTACCAGCGCTATGGCGTGCAGCTGATTGACGCCGCCTATGAAGCCCACGAAGAGAAGGGCGATGTGCCGGTGATGATCACTAAACATTGCCTGCGCTTTGCCTTCAATCTCTGTCCGAAACAGGCGAAAGGCTCCATCAAGAGCTGGAAAGCCACGCCGATGCAGCTGATCCATGGCGATGAAGTGCTGACCCTGAAGTTTGACTGCCGTCCGTGCGAAATGCACGTGGTCGGCAAGATCAAAAACCATATCCTCAAAATGCCGCACCCGGGTAGCATCGTGGCCTCCGTCAGCCCGGACGAGCTGATGAAGACCCTGCCGAAGCGCAAAGGGGCCTGA
- a CDS encoding helix-turn-helix domain-containing protein, with amino-acid sequence MNIAQHLAATLKNLRQQRGWSLSRLAEETGVSKAMLGQIERNESSPTVATLWKIATGLNVPFSAFIVPDDGAAPSAFDPQQQAMVVTPVFPWDPELRFDHFSITLAPGALSESTPHEQGVIEHVVVISGTLDLCLQGEWHSLQAGEGRRFAGDAAHAYRNSGAQAAHFHSLIHYPKEKTAGEPAARQDD; translated from the coding sequence ATGAATATTGCGCAACACCTGGCGGCCACCCTCAAAAATCTGCGTCAGCAGCGCGGCTGGAGCCTGTCGCGTCTGGCGGAAGAGACCGGGGTGTCGAAAGCCATGCTCGGGCAGATTGAGCGGAATGAATCGAGTCCGACGGTCGCGACGCTGTGGAAGATTGCCACCGGGCTGAACGTGCCGTTTTCGGCGTTTATCGTTCCGGATGACGGCGCGGCGCCCTCCGCGTTTGACCCGCAGCAGCAGGCGATGGTGGTGACCCCGGTCTTCCCGTGGGACCCGGAGTTGCGCTTTGATCATTTCTCGATAACCCTTGCTCCCGGGGCGCTGAGCGAATCGACGCCGCATGAGCAAGGGGTGATTGAGCATGTTGTCGTGATTAGCGGTACCCTGGATCTCTGCTTACAGGGGGAGTGGCACTCGCTGCAGGCGGGTGAGGGTCGGCGCTTCGCCGGCGATGCGGCGCATGCCTACCGGAACAGCGGCGCCCAGGCGGCTCATTTCCATTCGCTTATCCACTATCCAAAAGAAAAAACCGCGGGCGAACCCGCGGCCAGACAAGATGACTGA
- a CDS encoding DUF2554 family protein: MLRRSMSALLLLCALFSGHLLAHRQGHDYFPVQSLEQQLLHEADSDELRSRCEENAADLREHHRWQDARKPRASHSQ, encoded by the coding sequence ATGTTGAGGAGAAGCATGAGCGCCCTGCTGTTGCTGTGCGCGCTTTTTTCCGGGCATCTGCTGGCCCACCGTCAGGGGCACGATTACTTTCCGGTACAGAGCCTCGAGCAGCAGCTGCTGCACGAGGCGGATAGCGATGAGCTTCGCAGCCGGTGCGAAGAGAACGCCGCCGACCTGCGCGAGCACCACCGCTGGCAGGACGCCCGCAAACCGCGGGCATCACACAGCCAGTAG